The nucleotide window GCCACCGACGGCAGCAGGTCATGCGATGTGCCGCCCGCCTGCGCGCCGGTCGTCGGGTCGCGCCCGTCCAGGCGGTTGTATTCGTAGCGCAGCCCGGGCTTCAGGGTGACATCGCCGAAGGCAAGATCGCCCATCACAAAGCCGGCAGCATACTCTTCGTCAAGGATGTATCGGTCCTTGCCCGTTGCCAAAACGCCGTTCTTGTCTTTGTCCTTGGTGCGGTGCTTGTCCCGATAGGCCAGGCCCATCTTGACCTTGCCGTCCAGCGGGCCAACCAAGATCGGCGCCTTGGCGTCCATCTCGAAGCTGCGATTTTCGTCGACCTTGTGCTCGCTCTCGGTTTCCGAGCTTTGCAGGGCACCATTGGCACGGTAGGTGCTTTTGGTCTTATCCTTGTCCTCGCTGCCCCTGAAGACCGACCCGCGCGCCTCCAGCTCCAACACGCCGAACGTCTCTACCCACGACAGCGACGCGCCCACGGTCTGCTTCACCTTGTCCTCGTCTTCGACCTCGCGCCCGTTGGAGGCGCCGGCGGCGGTGAACTTGGCCTTGGTCTTGTCCTTGGCTTCCTCTTGCCAAAGCACGGTCGGCTTAAACCGGAAGGTGCCCACCTCCGTGCCGACCATCACATCGCCCAGAATCTCGCGCGAGGTGATCGGCTTGCTTTCGGATTCGGTCTCGCGCGTGCCATTGGCCGCGTCCTTGACCTTTTCCTTGGACCCGCCATCACGGGCAATGTTAATCACCGCCTGCGCGCCGAAATCGGGAGTAATCATGCCGCCGACATGGCCGGTCAGGCCATAGGTGTTCAGCCCGTCCGATCCGCGGCCCATCGTGGCTTCGACCCGCCGCGTCAACTCATCGGGGATGTCCTTGGTGTGCAGCAGGATCTTGCCCGCGATGCCGTCGGCCTCCATGTCGGCGGTCTTGGCGCGCACCACCTCGACCGAGTCGACCATTGCCACGGGGTAGCGATCCAGGTTGAACTCGCGCTTTTCGCCGCCATCCGGCAGTTGCAGGCCGTCTACCAGCGTGCGGGTATATTCCTTGTCCAGCCCCAGGACGCGGGCATCCTTGTCCTCGCCGGGGCCGCCCCCGGTGGTGACGGAAGGCAGGCGCTTGACCAGTGTATTCGCGCGCGCGCCCGTCGGCAGACGGTCGAACTGACTGTGGTCCAGCGTGGCGCCGGGCAGATCGCCGCGCCCCACGCCACGCCCCAAGCAGACCGGCCTTGTGTCGCCATCCTCGCGCGCGGCATCCTGCGGCACACAGTTGGCCGTGATCGAGCCGTCGACGATGATCGCATCCAACTCGATCACATCCCCCGCCCTGTATCCGGGGTCCTGTGCGAGGCTGACGGTCGCCGTCAGGCAGAACGCCGGTGTCAGCAAGACTTTGCGCATGTATCCCCCGTGACCCGCAGGTCATCCTTGGTTTGGGCGCTGGCTGTCTGGCTGACGCGATTGTTACCGCCTTTGATTTAGCAAAGTTGTTTTGTCAAGAATTGCATTGCGTCTTTCGGGCCCCCGGGCTTGGCCGCCCAACCGGGAGACCTGCTGGCCGTCCAATCACCCTGCCGCTGCTGACTGATTGGGCGAGTTTCAAGCCTCTGCCCGGGCGATGCCCCGGCCTCAATCTGCGCGACAGCAGGCCGCCAGATCACTCGGCCGGCAGGTTGGTGGGGAATACGATCTGCATCGGCAGCAGCGATGGCAGGGTCGGTGTATGCAGCTGGTCCAGCATCACCTCCAGCAGCTTCTGCGTCCGCTGGGTGAAGACCGCCATGATCGTTCCATCCTGCAGCATCCGCCGCGTGCCGGAGCTAAGGCCGTGGCCGATCAGCCGCACCTGCCCGGCCCGCCCGGCGCGCTGCAGAGCGAGGCCGATCCCTTCGGACGAGCCGCCGACATTGTAGATGCCGCGCAGGTCCGGGCAGGTTTCCAGCAGCTCCAACGTCAGCCGCATGTTGGTGGCCGGATCGTCCGGCCCCTCGATGGTGCCCGACACCCCCAGATTCGGATGGCTGCGCTGGATCAGTTCCTAAAAGCCCAGCTCACGTTCGACATGGGCGCGGTAATGGCGCGTCGCGGCGATGATTGCCAGGGTGCCCGGTCCCGCAGGGGCGGTCTGGGCCAGCAGGTAGGCGGCAGTGCGGCCCGCCGCCAGATTATCGATGCCGATATAGGCGCGCCGCCGCGATCCGCTAATGTCACTTATGAGGGTCAGCACCAGCTTGCCACTGGCTGCAAGCTCGTCCACCGCATCGCGCACATCGGGATGATCGACGCCGAAGAACACTGCCTGCAGCCGATGGGCGCAGGCGATGGGGATGGCGATGACCGGGTGATGCCGATCTTCTCGTCCGGGCAGTGGGCGGGAACGCTGCCGCATACGCTGGCGCAGGCGGGTTCCGACGATCTGATGTTCCTGTCGGGCGGCGGGATCATGGCGCATCCGGGCGGCCCGGCGGCCGGCCTCGCCTCCGTGCGGCAGGCGCATGAGGCGGTGGTGGCCGACATGCCTCTGGCCGACCATGCCCGCACCCATCCCGAGCTGGCGCAGGCCATCGCCACCTTTGGCGCCAGGGGCTAGGCGGTAGGCTATGTCTTCGTTGCCGACGATTTCACCGGCGCGTCGGACACGCTGGCGCGGGGCGGCCTGCGCGCCCGCCTGTTCCGCGACCTGCCCGGCCCCGCCGATCTGGCCGGGATCGAGGCCTGGGGCATCGCCACCCATGCCCGCTCCCTCGGGCGCGCGGATATGGGGGCACTGGCAGAACGGATCGGCGCCGGGCTTGCGGCCTTCGCGCCAGGCTTCGTGCATGTGAAGATCTGCTCCACCTTCGACAGCGGCGCCGAGATCGGCAACGTCGCCGTGCTGGTACAGGGGCTGGCCGAGGCTCTCGGGATCGCCGATATCGCGGTGCTGGCCGGGCAACCCTCGCTGGGGCGCTACGGCGTGTTCGGTACCTTGTTCGCGCGCGGCCCAGACGGGCAGGTCCACCGCATCGACCGGCATCCGGTGATGGCCGTGCACCCCGTTACCCCGATGCACGAGGCGGATCTGGGGCGGCATCTGGCGGCGCTTGGGCTGCATAGCCTGCACAAGGTCGGGCGCGGGCAGGCGGGGGGCGCCTTCCCGCGGCTGTACGATCTGCTCGATCAGGGCGATGTGGCGCAGGCGGGCACCGACCTTGCCGCCGCCGGCCGCCCGCTGGTGGTGATGGGCGCCTCCTCGGTGGCCGAGGCCTGGCTGGCGGCGCAGCCCGCCCGGCCTCAAACGCCGCCGCCACGCCCCGCAACCAGCGGCCCGATCTTCGCCTTCGCCGGTTCGCGCTCTTCGCTGACCACGGCGCAGGTTGGCGCAGCCCAGGGGCTTGCGCGCCTGCCGATCACCCCCGTCGCGCTGATGCAAGGCGGGGCGGACCTGCACGCCGCACGGGACTGGGCGCTCGAATGGCTGTCGCGGGGCAGGATTGCCTGATCTACCTGACCAGCGACGAGCAGCATGCCATCACCCCTGCCGATCTGGCGGACCGGACGGCAAATCTGGTGCGCAGCATCCATGCTTCTGCCAGGCTTGGCGGGCTGATCGTCGCGGGGGGCGACACCTCAAGCGCAGTTGTCCGCACCCTGGCGCCGAACTGGCTGGACTACGCGGGCGAACTGTGCGCCGGCGTGCCGATCCTGCAGGCACAGGTGCAGGGCGCCGATCTGCTGATGGCGCTGAAGGGAGGACAGATGGGCGGAGTGGATTTCTTCGTGCGTGCCGCGCTGGCCCTGCGGGGGAGATGAGGCGCGGTCCAATCCGACGATCCGCCCGCGCTAGCTCGGTTTTGCCAATGCTCGGCTGGCACCATCCGTGGTTGCAGGCATTGCCGGGGCGCGTGCAACGCCCCGGCCCGGACCAATGCATATCCTGTCTCGCGCGCCATCCGGTCCCTTGCCTGACGGCGCGCGCAGGGTGCTATCCGCGGCCGGAAACTGCGCCTTGATAGGTTTGCAGCCCGCCCAGCAGGGCCTGGCCCGCGGGGACGCCGGCACGCGCGCAATGCTCGGCCCAGACCGCAGCAAAGGGCAGATCCTTTGTCTCTTCGGTCAGCACCAGACGGGCGGTGAAATCCAGCCCCTCCTCCAGCGCCTTCAGCCGGGCCTGCGGCAACAGGAACGCCCGCAGCAGCGCCTTTTGCATGTTGCGCACCCCGATCACCCAGGCCGCGGTGCGGCTGATCGTGGCATCGAAGAAATCCAGCCCGATATGGGTGCGCGGCAGCAGGCCGGCAAAGACCAGCTCTTGTGCCATCGCCAGCAGGTCGTCGTTCAGCAAGACCACATGGTCGCTGTCCCAACGCACCGGGCGCGAGACGTGCAGCAAGATGTCCTGCACCGACAGCGCCACGGCAGACAGCTTGTCGGCCACGCTTTCGGTGGGATGGAAATGCCCCATGTCGAGGCACAGCGCCGTGCCCTTGCGGATGGCATAGCCAAGATAGAACTCATGGCTGCCCACGGTCATAGATTCCACGCCGATGCCGAACAGCTTGGATTCCACGGCGTCGATCAGTTCGGACTTGGGGAAGGTCTCCGCGAACATTGCGTCGAGCGATGTCTCCAGCCGCCGCCGCGCCGCCATCCGGTCGACGGGCGTGTCCTTCGACCCGTCCGGCACCCAGATGTTGTTCACCACGGCAGACCCCAGCTCCCGGCCCATCCGCGCCGCGATCTCGCGGCAGCGGCGGCCATGCTCGATCCAGAAGTCGCGGATGCCCTGGTCAGGGTGCGACAGGGTCAGGTTGTCGTCGGCCTTGGCATGGGCAAAGAAGGTCGGGTTGAAGTCGAGCCCGAGGCCATTCTCGCCGGCCCACTCCACCCAGGGGGCGAAGTGGCGGTATTCGATCTGGTCACGGTCGGGCTGCTCGGCCGTATCCAGATAGCACGCATGCAGGTTCACCCGGTGCTTCCCGGGGATCTGGGCAAAGGCAAACTCCAGGTCGGCGCGCAACTCTTCAGGATTGCGCGCGCGGCCCGGATGGTTGCCGGTCGCCTGGATGCCGCCGCCCGACAGGCCCGACTTATGCTCGAACCCGCCCACATCATCGCCCTGCCAGCAATGCACCGAAATCGGCACGGCCGCCAAGGCCTGCATCGCGGCTTCGGTATCGACGCCCCAGTCGGCAAACGCTTCGCGCGCCAGATCATAGTTCTTCGTCACAGCAATTCCCCCCAGCCTTCACCTAGCGCGTGAAGGCTTCCTTGTTCCCGCCATCGACGTTCAGAATATTGCCCGTGGACTTCGCCGACAGGTCCGACGCAAAGAAATAGACCCCCTCGGCAATATCCTCGGGCAGCACCGACCGCTTGAGCAGCGAGCGCTGGCGATACATCTCCTCAAGCCCATCCTTGTCAGTCTTGTAGGTGCTGGCGCGCTGGGTCAGCCATTCGCCCGACCAGATCTTCGAGCCGCGCAGAACCGCGTCCGGGTTGACCACGTTCACGCGGATGCCGGCCTCTGCCCCCTCCAGCGCCAGGCAGCGCGCAAGGTGAATTTCGGCGGCCTTGGCCGTGCAATAGGCCGCGGCGTTCGGGCTGGCCGCGAGGCCGTTCTTCGAGGCGACGAAAATCACCGAGCCGCCGATGCCCTGGGTGCGCAGCATCCGGAACGCCTCGCGGCTGACCAGGAAATACCCGGTCGAGAGGATATCCATGTTGCGGTTCCACAGCGCCAGCGTGGTGTCTTCGACCGGGGCCGAGGACGCGATGCCGGCGTTCGACACCAGGATGTCTACCCCGCCAAACTCCACCGCGACGGTCGCGTAGGCCTCGATCACCTGCGTCTCGTCGGTCACGTTCATCTGCACCGCGCGCACGACATCCGCGCCATAGACCCGCGCCAGACCCGCGGCCACATCCTGCGCTGCCCCCGCGTCGATATCGGCCAGCATCACGCAGGCCCCGTCCTTCAACAGCCGCTCGGCCGTTGCAGACCCGATGCCGCCGGCGCCGCCGGTGACAAGCGCAATCCGCCCCGCCAGCGCCTTGGGCCGTGGCATCCGCTGCAGCTTTGCCTCTTCCAGCAGCCAGTATTCGATATCGAACGCTTCCTGCTCCGGCAGTCCCTGATAGGTCGAAACCGCGCTGGCCCCGCGCATCACGTTGATCGCGTTGACGTAGAACTCGCCCGAGATCCGCGCCGTCGCCTTGTCGAGCGCGAAGGTAATCATGCCGACGCCCGGCACCAGGTAGACCACGGCATTGGGATCACGCAGCGCCGGGCTGTCGGGATGCTTGCAACGGTCGTAATAGGCGGCGTAGTCGGCGCGATACGCCTCGATGGCGTCGGGCAGGCTGGCCAGCGTCGCTTCCAGATCCGGCTGGGCCGGGTCGAATGCAACCACCAGCGGGCGAATCTTCGTGCGCAGGAAATGGTCCGGGCAGGAGGTGCCCATCGGGGCCAGCGTGTCCATCATGGCCGAGCCGACGAATTCCAGCACCGCGGGGCTGTCGTCGAAATGCCCGACCTTGTAGCGGTCCTTCGAGATCAGGCCGCGGATCACCGGCATCAGCCGCGCCGCCGTCGCCCGCCGCGTGTCGGCGTCAAGCGTCGGCAGCTTCACACCGCCGAATGCCGGCTTGCCCGCCGATTCCGCCTGCAGCCAGTCGGCCGCCTTGTTGATGATTTCCAGCGTGGTCAGGTAGCAGTCCTTGGCGTCATCCGCCCAGGTGAACAGGCCGTGGCTTTCCAGGACAGCGCCGCGCATCTGCGGGTTTTCCGACGCCAGCTTGCCCAGCCACAGGCCAAGCTCGTAGCCCGGCTTCTTCCAGGGCAGCCAGCCGATCTCGGCGCCGAACACCTGCTCCGTCAGTTCCTTGGA belongs to Frigidibacter mobilis and includes:
- a CDS encoding RuBisCO large subunit C-terminal-like domain-containing protein yields the protein MIDAEEHCLQPMGAGDGDGDDRVMPIFSSGQWAGTLPHTLAQAGSDDLMFLSGGGIMAHPGGPAAGLASVRQAHEAVVADMPLADHARTHPELAQAIATFGARG
- a CDS encoding nucleotide-binding domain containing protein, whose product is MAVAGQDCLIYLTSDEQHAITPADLADRTANLVRSIHASARLGGLIVAGGDTSSAVVRTLAPNWLDYAGELCAGVPILQAQVQGADLLMALKGGQMGGVDFFVRAALALRGR
- a CDS encoding substrate-binding domain-containing protein, coding for MFFGVDHPDVRDAVDELAASGKLVLTLISDISGSRRRAYIGIDNLAAGRTAAYLLAQTAPAGPGTLAIIAATRHYRAHVERELGF
- a CDS encoding L-rhamnose isomerase; this encodes MTKNYDLAREAFADWGVDTEAAMQALAAVPISVHCWQGDDVGGFEHKSGLSGGGIQATGNHPGRARNPEELRADLEFAFAQIPGKHRVNLHACYLDTAEQPDRDQIEYRHFAPWVEWAGENGLGLDFNPTFFAHAKADDNLTLSHPDQGIRDFWIEHGRRCREIAARMGRELGSAVVNNIWVPDGSKDTPVDRMAARRRLETSLDAMFAETFPKSELIDAVESKLFGIGVESMTVGSHEFYLGYAIRKGTALCLDMGHFHPTESVADKLSAVALSVQDILLHVSRPVRWDSDHVVLLNDDLLAMAQELVFAGLLPRTHIGLDFFDATISRTAAWVIGVRNMQKALLRAFLLPQARLKALEEGLDFTARLVLTEETKDLPFAAVWAEHCARAGVPAGQALLGGLQTYQGAVSGRG
- a CDS encoding TonB-dependent receptor plug domain-containing protein is translated as MRKVLLTPAFCLTATVSLAQDPGYRAGDVIELDAIIVDGSITANCVPQDAAREDGDTRPVCLGRGVGRGDLPGATLDHSQFDRLPTGARANTLVKRLPSVTTGGGPGEDKDARVLGLDKEYTRTLVDGLQLPDGGEKREFNLDRYPVAMVDSVEVVRAKTADMEADGIAGKILLHTKDIPDELTRRVEATMGRGSDGLNTYGLTGHVGGMITPDFGAQAVINIARDGGSKEKVKDAANGTRETESESKPITSREILGDVMVGTEVGTFRFKPTVLWQEEAKDKTKAKFTAAGASNGREVEDEDKVKQTVGASLSWVETFGVLELEARGSVFRGSEDKDKTKSTYRANGALQSSETESEHKVDENRSFEMDAKAPILVGPLDGKVKMGLAYRDKHRTKDKDKNGVLATGKDRYILDEEYAAGFVMGDLAFGDVTLKPGLRYEYNRLDGRDPTTGAQAGGTSHDLLPSVAASWQVNEAWSLSGGIGRSVNRPKFDQLSPFETTSGSTIKIGNPDLDPQRATTYDLDLTRKGKRVELVFGLWHRDITGVIEDVEIGTDASGKTIESPQNVGDGTTTGLSMTQRFGFDHLQSPLWAGLTIGSNQNWARSRLHVAASGETRSFKEQPDFWGDIFVEWHSPSDKLSLMAAAGYAGRITTAGDNGNEVRDSELTLDLKATYTFDNDIQVYVMGENLLETERVKRKANGDVERESGPSLVSIGLIKQF
- a CDS encoding bifunctional rhamnulose-1-phosphate aldolase/short-chain dehydrogenase, whose product is MPARENHLKNLWDDARAAGMSESEKLLYRSNLLGSEKRVTNFGGGNTSAKVMERDPLTGQMAEVLWVKGSGGDIGSMKMDGFSTLYMDKLHALKGMYRGVEHEDEMVGYLPHCTFNLNPRAASIDTPLHAYVPRKHVDHVHSDAIIALAASVNSKELTEQVFGAEIGWLPWKKPGYELGLWLGKLASENPQMRGAVLESHGLFTWADDAKDCYLTTLEIINKAADWLQAESAGKPAFGGVKLPTLDADTRRATAARLMPVIRGLISKDRYKVGHFDDSPAVLEFVGSAMMDTLAPMGTSCPDHFLRTKIRPLVVAFDPAQPDLEATLASLPDAIEAYRADYAAYYDRCKHPDSPALRDPNAVVYLVPGVGMITFALDKATARISGEFYVNAINVMRGASAVSTYQGLPEQEAFDIEYWLLEEAKLQRMPRPKALAGRIALVTGGAGGIGSATAERLLKDGACVMLADIDAGAAQDVAAGLARVYGADVVRAVQMNVTDETQVIEAYATVAVEFGGVDILVSNAGIASSAPVEDTTLALWNRNMDILSTGYFLVSREAFRMLRTQGIGGSVIFVASKNGLAASPNAAAYCTAKAAEIHLARCLALEGAEAGIRVNVVNPDAVLRGSKIWSGEWLTQRASTYKTDKDGLEEMYRQRSLLKRSVLPEDIAEGVYFFASDLSAKSTGNILNVDGGNKEAFTR
- a CDS encoding four-carbon acid sugar kinase family protein — its product is MRARLFRDLPGPADLAGIEAWGIATHARSLGRADMGALAERIGAGLAAFAPGFVHVKICSTFDSGAEIGNVAVLVQGLAEALGIADIAVLAGQPSLGRYGVFGTLFARGPDGQVHRIDRHPVMAVHPVTPMHEADLGRHLAALGLHSLHKVGRGQAGGAFPRLYDLLDQGDVAQAGTDLAAAGRPLVVMGASSVAEAWLAAQPARPQTPPPRPATSGPIFAFAGSRSSLTTAQVGAAQGLARLPITPVALMQGGADLHAARDWALEWLSRGRIA